The following coding sequences are from one Diabrotica undecimpunctata isolate CICGRU unplaced genomic scaffold, icDiaUnde3 ctg00000939.1, whole genome shotgun sequence window:
- the LOC140431711 gene encoding uncharacterized protein, with protein MKPSNSLETLDNGDHIVSGAKKKSPNGLKITGLNGTKKKIRSKNSPRSPKSPGKEYYQIWDASSSPSPESEENACGMDFSAEALAPPLPPRTLHKPLERCHALGTPFTPPVVLRQNKPRKIQKLEDTFGFELIDTDEDFKPS; from the exons ATGAAACCTTCGAATTCGTTAGAGACTTTAGATAACGGCGATCATATTGTATCTGGAGCTAAGAAAAAATCGCCGAATGGTTTGAAAATTACCGGTTTAAATGGCACCAAGAAAAAAATTAGGTCAAAGAACAGTCCTAGGTCGCCTAAATCGCCCGGTAAGGAATATTATCAGATTTGGGACGCCTCTTCATCTCCATCACCGGAGTCCGAAG aaaacgCTTGTGGTATGGATTTCTCTGCGGAAGCACTAGCACCTCCATTACCTCCAAGAACTCTACATAAACCGTTGGAGAGGTGTCACGCCTTGGGTACCCCATTTACCCCCCCTGTTGTACTCCGGCAAAACAAACCGAGAAAAATCCAAAAATTAGAAGATACATTCGGCTTCGAATTAATAGACACCGACGAAGACTTTAAACCAAGTG